The following proteins are encoded in a genomic region of Paraburkholderia sp. BL23I1N1:
- a CDS encoding transcriptional regulator GcvA: protein MDLRQLPPLNAIKAFEAAARHESFSRAADELFVTHGAVSHQIRALEAELGVALFARDGKRVRLTDTGRRYAARVRAGLTALVDATREIRAGDRERRLVVSMLTSFAARWVTPRLGSFIEAHPQWDLELLSTNALTDFARDDVDVAIRFGYGKYSGLHSELLLEEIFFPACAPNFNGGKLPKTPADLAKVPLLRSDDELWRPWFDAAGLVDWPEPKRGVLYQDSSNLLQAAIDGQGIALTRRSLAMHEIAAGRLVRLFDVDGPSPWQYYFICPPQMLETARVKAFRAWVFEEVGRFKQLFDQACEVGPEACADLAADALRVTP, encoded by the coding sequence ATGGACCTCCGGCAACTCCCCCCGCTGAACGCCATCAAGGCGTTCGAAGCTGCAGCCCGCCACGAGAGCTTCTCGCGCGCCGCGGACGAACTGTTTGTCACGCACGGCGCCGTCAGCCACCAGATTCGCGCACTTGAAGCGGAGCTGGGCGTCGCGCTCTTCGCCCGCGACGGCAAACGCGTCCGGCTCACGGACACGGGCCGCCGCTACGCCGCGCGCGTGCGCGCCGGGCTGACGGCGCTTGTCGACGCCACCCGCGAAATCCGCGCCGGCGACCGCGAGCGGCGCCTGGTCGTTTCCATGCTGACCTCGTTTGCGGCACGCTGGGTGACGCCGCGCCTCGGCAGCTTTATCGAGGCGCACCCCCAATGGGACCTCGAACTGCTGTCCACTAACGCGCTAACGGACTTCGCGCGCGACGACGTCGACGTAGCGATCCGCTTCGGCTACGGCAAATATTCGGGGCTGCACTCGGAGTTGCTGCTGGAGGAGATTTTCTTTCCGGCCTGCGCGCCGAATTTCAACGGCGGCAAACTGCCGAAAACGCCGGCCGATCTGGCCAAGGTCCCGTTGCTGCGCTCGGACGACGAACTCTGGCGTCCGTGGTTCGACGCCGCCGGCCTCGTCGACTGGCCGGAACCGAAGCGCGGAGTGCTGTACCAGGATTCGTCAAATCTGCTGCAGGCGGCCATCGACGGTCAGGGGATCGCGCTCACGCGCCGTTCGCTGGCAATGCACGAGATCGCAGCAGGCCGCCTGGTACGGCTATTCGACGTGGATGGACCGAGCCCGTGGCAGTACTACTTCATCTGCCCGCCGCAGATGCTTGAAACTGCGCGCGTCAAGGCGTTCCGTGCCTGGGTATTCGAAGAAGTCGGGCGGTTCAAACAGCTTTTTGACCAAGCTTGCGAGGTCGGGCCTGAAGCATGCGCCGATCTGGCGGCGGACGCGTTGCGCGTCACGCCATAA
- a CDS encoding DUF2917 domain-containing protein has product MREISSSIGFEIRNGETIPMKVARSTKLVVHGGAVWVTRSDDTEDYWLQPGHTLRLRRGERLWLSAEGSTHAKVAFSVPTRCDERALNWLARVGERLAARMRGGWRTV; this is encoded by the coding sequence ATGCGAGAAATTTCCTCTAGCATCGGGTTTGAAATCCGCAACGGCGAAACTATTCCTATGAAGGTAGCACGCAGCACCAAGCTGGTAGTGCACGGCGGCGCGGTGTGGGTCACGCGCAGCGACGATACCGAAGACTACTGGCTGCAGCCAGGCCACACACTGCGGCTGCGGCGCGGTGAACGGTTGTGGTTGAGCGCCGAGGGCAGCACGCATGCGAAGGTCGCGTTTTCGGTGCCGACGCGCTGCGACGAACGTGCGCTGAACTGGCTCGCGCGGGTCGGCGAACGGCTGGCGGCCCGGATGCGCGGGGGCTGGCGCACGGTGTGA